AGTTACCATCTTGGGTATGGCCTTCGCCCCAGAGTCCTGAAAGCTCAATCGGGCGACCATCTTTATCAACCGCCGCATAGTTCACGTCATTGCGGACGCGACGTTGCTTGTCGACAAATGCCTTTATGACGGGAGCGACGAGGCGAGCTGCCAATCTACCGTGTTCGCCACCTTTGAAAAGTATGGCAACGACAATGTCGGGATTGCGGCGAGGAGTAACCCCAACAAACCAGCCATTTTGTTTGTACAGATCAAGATGTTCACCGAGCATCTTCCGATGACTTAGGCTAACGACTTGAGCGCTGCCGGTCTTTCCTGCGAAATCAATTCCCGGAAGGTGAGCACTGGGTGCCGAACCTCCTACATCCACGACCCGCGCCATCGCGTCCGTGATCGTTACCCAAGCTTGAGGATCTAAGGGCACTTTTGTGATATCGCGGTCGCGCTTGGCTACTTCCACATATTGAGTTGGGAGTTCGTCAGGAAATGCAACATGTGGATGCACCAAGCGTCCATCGCTGGTGATCGCTCCAATCGCACGCGCGAGCTGCACGGGATTCGTCGCGATCGCACCTTGACCGATACCAACTGAGATCGTTTCCCCTGCGAACCATTTTTGTTTAAACACCCTTGCCTTCCATTCTTCAGAAGGCATTACGCCGCTGACTTCCTGGGGTAAATCGATGCCCGTTTTTTGACCAATGCCTAATTCGGTCGCGTACTTCGCGATTTTGTCAATGCCGAGCTTTTCAGCCAGTGTGTAGAAGAACACGTCGCAAGATTGATAAATCGCCTTCGAGAAATCTACTTCGCCGTGACCGCTTGGAACCCAGCAGCCAAAACGGTGTCCATAGAAAACGGCGCTGCCGCTGCAATGGACCTTCATGTTCTGCGCGATGCCTTCTTGCGCACCGGCTACCGACATAATGATCTTGAAGACGGATCCGGGAGCGAGTTGCGATTGAATGGCCTTATTCAGAAGTGGTTTTTCGGGATCAGAGATCAGGGCATTCCATTCTTTGTTGGTAATGCGCACCGAAAATGCGTTCGGATCAAATGCTGGACGACTTACCATCGCCAGGATTTCTCCGGTATGAGGATCCATCGCGACGATCGCGCCGTTGTAACCTTCGAGAGCCTGCTCGGCAGCCATCTGAATGTCGAGATCGATAGTTAGCTTCAGATTTTGTCCCGGAACTGCCGGCTCGGTGCTGAGCCGTCCGACTTCTTTACCGTGACTGTTGACCAGCGACCGCCGCGATCCATCCTTTCCCATCAGGATTTCGTTGTAGAACTGCTCGACTCCACTTTTGCCGACGATTGCTCCCGGTTGGTAGGTCTCATATTGCGGCGAGTTCAAGTCCTGCTCGCTCACTTCGCCGACATATCCGATCAGGTGCGCCAGGAACCCGTTCTTCGGATACAGGCGACGGTGCACCATGATTGTTTCCAATTCAGGAAGCTCGTCGCGATGTGCCTCGACAAAAGCCTGCTCGTCAGGGGTGATGTCCTCCTTGAGAAGAAACGGGGCGCTGGGGCTTCCGGCCAGACGGCGCATCTGCTCGTGAATCTCCTCGACT
This genomic interval from Terriglobales bacterium contains the following:
- the mrdA gene encoding penicillin-binding protein 2, which encodes MYDHEDKIPSVKLASIQYVILLIIGILVVRLWNLQVRGSEKYSSLAEQNRIRKVPILAPRGKIYDREGRILVDNYPSVSALLIREQLPKDSETDLKKIASGLHMTVEEIHEQMRRLAGSPSAPFLLKEDITPDEQAFVEAHRDELPELETIMVHRRLYPKNGFLAHLIGYVGEVSEQDLNSPQYETYQPGAIVGKSGVEQFYNEILMGKDGSRRSLVNSHGKEVGRLSTEPAVPGQNLKLTIDLDIQMAAEQALEGYNGAIVAMDPHTGEILAMVSRPAFDPNAFSVRITNKEWNALISDPEKPLLNKAIQSQLAPGSVFKIIMSVAGAQEGIAQNMKVHCSGSAVFYGHRFGCWVPSGHGEVDFSKAIYQSCDVFFYTLAEKLGIDKIAKYATELGIGQKTGIDLPQEVSGVMPSEEWKARVFKQKWFAGETISVGIGQGAIATNPVQLARAIGAITSDGRLVHPHVAFPDELPTQYVEVAKRDRDITKVPLDPQAWVTITDAMARVVDVGGSAPSAHLPGIDFAGKTGSAQVVSLSHRKMLGEHLDLYKQNGWFVGVTPRRNPDIVVAILFKGGEHGRLAARLVAPVIKAFVDKQRRVRNDVNYAAVDKDGRPIELSGLWGEGHTQDGNSDELQAGSLEIPAHAPAAKPVDPATLLVVPPPAIPAKVH